In Paraglaciecola sp. T6c, the sequence ATTGAATTTAAAGACAATGGCGTTGGATTTGCAAAAACGCATGAGCAAAAAATATTTGGTTTGTTTGAGCGTTTACACTCAAAAGCTGAGTATTCAGGGACTGGTCTAGGCTTAGCGATATGCAAAAAAATTATTAATCGACATCAGGGGAAAATTTGGGCTGAGTCTCAATTTGGTCAAGGCGCGTCATTTTTTATTACGTTGCCAATAAGATCAGAAGCAGTAGAATAATATTACGCTTTTAACTTATCTTAGACTAACCGGCTGTGATATTATTAGCCGTTAGTTTTTTTACGTGGTTTCAGGCATAGCAAGCGATTTATCATGCTTAAACTTGGGTCATAGGTACGATGCTTTTGCATTATAAATATTAGAATTACACGGACGGTCACTCAGGTTGAACCGTTACCATTCTAAAGTACAGAAGGTTGTGTTTAGTGTGAATAAAGATTCTGGTGTGATATCTAAAAAGCTCAGGGCAGTGAATTATATTCTGGTCGCGGATGACGACTTGGACGATCAAGAGTTGATTCAAGATGCATTAGCTGACAACGCAATAGGGACAGACAAACTGCGCTTCGTGAATGACGGAGAGGAGCTGACACGCTTTTTAGCCGATGCGAAAACGTTGCCTAGTATCATTCTATTAGATTTAAATATGCCGCGAAAATCGGGCCGGGAAGCATTAGACGATATTAAGCAAAATCCGTCTTTTAAGCATATCCCTGTGGTGATGTTTACCACCTCTGACTCTGACATCGATATTAAAGAATGTCATATGCTGGGGTGTAATGCATATTTAACGAAACCTAATAATTACTTAGATTTAGTGGGCTCGATGAAAGACTTAGTTAGCTTTTGGTTCTTTCAAGCGCAAATACTGCACGATTAAATCCATGTTACATATGCCTGGTGCACGCGCTCAGGCATATTCTATTGCTGTTCAACACGTTACTTTTCTTTGGTCTACTTCTTCCGTTCTTTTAATAGCCAACTTTTTATCTTAGCCCTGTAGTTAGTTACCGTGAGGCAACTGGCATCAGTTACTACGAACCATCCGTCACTAATCATCTTCACCGATAGCACGTCATCTTTAACTCGTTATCTATAACGAGTGCTGAGCTAAATGTATCACTACGATAAAGCATGAGGCTAAAACTTCTCTGCTAGCATCTTTATATTCAATTTCAGCCTTAAGGTTGGCAGTGATGCATACAAACAATGACTTTGAGTTCAAAACCGTAGGCGATATCCGTTTTGGGGTGAATGCGGCTTTGTCTTTACCTGCACTGTTGATATCCCGCTTTGATGCAAAATCGATTCTCGTCATTACTGATAAAGGTTTATTAAACGCAGGTGTGCTTGATCCTGTTTTCGCTGAACTGGATGTGGCTGGCATAACATTCTCAGTGTTTGATGGCGTGCAGGCTGACCCACCAGAAGCCATTATTTTGGCGGCAGCTGAACAAGCGAAAAAAGCCGAAGTGGTGATTGGTATTGGCGGCGGCAGCTCTATGGACAGCGCTAAACTCGCTGCTGTGTTGGCTATGGAGCAACAAAACCTTGCCGACATGTACGGAGTCGATTTAGTCACGTCTCAGCGTAAACCATTGGTATTGATACCTACTACCGCAGGAACAGGCTCAGAAGTTACCCCTATCTCAATTGTCACCACGGGTGAATCAACCAAGGCTGGTGTGGTATCACCGGTTTTATACCCCGATGTGGCGTTGCTTGACCCTTGTCTAACGGTGGGGTTACCAGCACATATCACGGCAGAAACGGGCGTCGACGCTATGGTGCACGCCATTGAAGCTTTCACCAGCAAACATAAGAAAAACCCGTTATCAGATAATCTCGCGATAAAAGCATTGCAATTGTTGTCGACCCATCTTCCTCGTTGCTATGTAAACGGTAAAGACTTAGATCACAGAGGCGCTACGCTATTGGGCGCCATGCTCGCAGGGCAGGCATTCGCTAACTCCCCAGTGGCGGCCGTGCACGCGTTGGCCTATCCATTAGGCGGTATTTATCATATGGCTCACGGTTTAACGAATGCACTTATGCTGCCTCACGTGATGCGTTTCAACTTGGCACACGCAGAGCAAGAATATGCCCAGTTAGGTGTAGTCGTTAACCCTCAATTAGCTGGGCTTAGCGTGAGGGAGCAAGCACTGGGTTTTATTGAATATATGCAGCAGTTTTGTCACGACCTTGGCATCACCAAGCGACTAAGAGATTACGGTATTGAGCAAGCTGCGCTAACGGATTTAGCCAACGCGGCCATGCTGCAAACGCGATTGTTAACCAATAATCCGCGAACGGTTACGTTTGATGATGCTCTCGCGTTATATCAAGAGGCGTGGTGAGAATAATTCAGAGTAAGCGATAGCCTATAATTTTGACGCTAGGTACTGCAGTAAATACGTCAATAAGTGGCTTAATAAGCACAGTGCAAATGGCCGTCGCGTTAAGTGGTATCAACAACAAAAAATGGAGTCATACTGATGACAACGTCGACGACAGATAAAAAATCCCCCCCTACGCGTAGCGACTTTCGATACTTCGACACAATTGACACTCGTTGGTCGGACAATGATGTGTACGGTCATGTGAATAATGTCGCTTATTACAGTTTCTTCGACACTGTGGTAAATCGCTTACTGATCGATAACGGATGGCTACATCTTGATGGCCAAGGTCCGATTGGTTTGGTCGTTGAAACCCGCTGCCAATATTATGCGTCGGTAAGCTACCCAGCTGTGCTAGATATCGGCTTAACGGTGTTGAAACTAGGTAACAGCTCGGTGGTGTATCAATTAGCGGTATTTTCAGAGGGCAGTGAGCAGGCGAGTGCCGTTGGGCAATTTGTGCATGTTTACGTGGACCGTCCGTCACATATGCCTACGCCTTTACCTACGGACTTGCGCGCTGGGCTAAGTCATTATTTAGTGGGTGGTGACGAGCCGGAATAAACGGCTTCGCTGGCGCTCGCCGGTCGGGGATTAGTAAAGAGCCATCAAAGCGCTATGTACGCGCTTTAAATGAACTTACTGTCTATACCCGCTAACTTAGCGATTACGCCCTAGGGCATCATGACTGGTCACCCAGTCGCCTGCTAACACGGCGGCACTTAATGACAGCTCTCCTGCAAGTACGGTAGCGCCGATAATCTCTGCAAGTTTGCGTGCTTTACCTTCACCGAAGCAATCCATCATTTCTAAGCATTCTTTTTGTGTGGCAAGGGCAGTACCGCCACCAAAGGTCGCAACAATCAAAGAGGGCAGGGTAATAGCGATATAAAAGTTACCTTGCTCATCTACGTCCACAAACGATAAAGCGGCGGATGATTCTGCCACATTGGCGGCATCTTGGCCGCAGGCGATAAACATGGCAGTAATTCCGTTAGCCGAATGGGAGCCATTATTTATAGAGCCGGCCATAAAACTGCCCATATTGGATATTTGACGCATTTTAAACAGCATTTGTGCTGATACACCCAGTTTTGACTCTAAAATCTCACTGCTGATGGTTGCCTCAGCAATCACCCGCTTGCCGCGACTGTGAAGGGTATTCAGCTGGGAGTGTTTTTTGTCGGTATCCATGGCACCAGACAAGTTATAGCGCTGCAAGCCGACCCCAGGGAAGTTTGCTTTCATCCATTCGCAAGCCGCAAACGTGGCTTTGCCCACCATATTTTGCCCAGCAGCATCACCGGTTGTGAAATTAAACCGTAAATATTGCATGCGCGCGGCAGCGTACTGTTCGATGTTACGTAGTTTTCCCACGCTGGTGGTGGTTTCGGCTTGTGCTTTTATGTCCTCGAAATTGTCGGTTACCCAATTGCCAAAAGTTTGCGCTTGACGGGCATCTTCAAAAATAAACACTGGGGCACGCTGCATGACATCATCGACAACTGTCACTTTTACGCCACCAGCGGCGCTGAGGACCCGCATGCCGCGGTTGTAACTAGCGACCAAGGTGCCCTCTGTGGTAGCAAGTGGCACGTAGAACTCACCCTTCGCATATTCGCCATTGACCTTAACTGGCCCTGCTAAGCCGATGGGCACTTGGGCAACACCGATGAAATTTTCAATATTGCCCGCGGTTTGCTCTGGGCTTAAGGAGTAATGCCCCACATGACTAAGCTCGCTTTGGGTGTGTTCTTTTACAAATGTTCGGCGCTGCTGTGCCATATTCTGGCTATGATCGTGCTCTTTATCACGAGGAATGGAAGGTGCTGCTTTATTATCTGACATGGGCGAAATCGACTTTGTAGATAGAAGGTGTATCTACAATTATCAACAAAGCTTGGGACAGTGAAATGATTATGCTTAATTAATGTGCAATAGTTTTAGTGATAACAGGTTCAAACAAAGTGTGAGTGAGAGACATCCTCTTGTGGTGTTGACTAATCAGGTTTCTAAATACTCAATTTTATTAGGCACGCCGTCCCATTCTTTTGCATCAGCAGGAGGCGGAATGACTTCGATAATATTCGGCCAAATTTTCGATAATTCCGCGTTGAGCTCGTTAAAGGCTTCTTGGCCGGGTGGCAACTTATCATCCTGAAATATGGCTTTGGCAGGGCATTCTGGCTCGCATAACGCGCAATCGATACATATGTCGGGGTCGATCACCAAAAAATTGGGCCCTTCGAAGAAAGCATCCACTGGGCATACGGCAACACAATCGGTGTATTTGCATTTTATACAGTTGTCGGTGACTACAAATGTCATGGGCACAGTCTTGGTTAATCGATAATGGCGCCGATCATACTTATCAGCCGTATAAATACAAGATGCCAAGGTAGATGAAGGCTGATGTGACGCCTAGAGGCTGTTCATGCACGGAATATATTATCTAATAAACCAGACAGGCGAGCGCGCATGGCTTAAAATACTCGGCTTATTGTTTTTATCTGGGCTGTGTCCCTGCGTTTACCTTTTGGATATCTCTATGCTGCGTTTAACTGATATAAAATTGCCCCTTGATCACCAAGATGCTGATCTCACCCAAGCGATACTTGATAAATTAGGATGCGGCGCAGAGCAGTTAACCCAAGTTTCTGTATTTAAACGTGGTTTTGATGCGCGGAATAAGTTTGATATCCAACTGATTTACACCTTAGACGTGGACGTTGCTGAGCAAGAGGCCCTACTCGCTAAGTTTGAGAACGATCCCCACGTCAGATTATCACCAGATACCCGTTATAAATTTGTGGGTCATGCACCTGAGGCACTAACTGAGCGTCCAGTCGTAATCGGTCTTGGACCTTGCGGCTTGTTTGCAGGCCTATTGTTAGCGCAAATGGGCTTTAAGCCCATTATTTTAGAGCGCGGTAAAGAAGTCCGTGAGCGAACTAAAGACACGTTCGGCTTTTGGCGTAAAAAGCCGCTTAATACTGAATCAAATGTACAGTTCGGCGAAGGCGGCGCAGGCACATTTTCAGACGGCAAATTGTACAGCCAAGTGAAAGATCGCAAGCATTACGGGCGCAAAGTGCTTACCGAGTTTGTTGATGCCGGCGCACCCGATGAAATTATGTATGTAAGTAAACCGCATATCGGTACGTTTAAGCTGGTGGCAATGGTTGAGCGCATGCGTGCACAAATTATTGAACTAGGCGGCGAGATTCGCTTTAGTACCCGAGTCGATGACGTGCATATTGAGCAAGGTCAGTTGACGGGCTTGAGCTTATCAACGGGGGAACATTTATCGTGTCGCCATGCTGTATTAGCTGTGGGGCATAGTGCTCGAGACACGTTTAAAATGCTGTATGAGCGTGACGTATATATAGAAGCCAAACCTTTTTCCGTCGGCTTTAGAATAGAGCACGAGCAATCCATGATCGATGAATGTCGCTTCGGCCCAAGTGCCGGTCACCCTATTCTGGGCGCGGCAGATTACAAACTGGTGCACCATTGTAAGAATGGCCGTGCGGTATACAGTTTTTGTATGTGCCCTGGCGGCACCGTTGTTGCAGCGGCCTCAGAAGAGGGCCGTGTGGTAACCAATGGCATGAGCCAATATTCTCGCCACGAGCGCAACGCAAATAGCGCCATAGTCGTAGGCATTGAGCCCAACAAAGATTTTCCTGGGCATCCTTTGGCGGGCATTGATTTGCAGCGCAAACTTGAAGAGCAAGCCTATGCTCTGGGCGGCAGCAATTACGATGCTCCAGCGCAGCTGATTGGCGATTTTTTGACAGGAAAAGCATCGGCAGAGCTAGGGGATGTGAAACCCTCTTATACGCCAGGGGTAAAACTTACGGACTTATCCAAGGTTTTACCGGACTATGCTATCAGCGCTATTCGTGAAGCTATTCCCGCGTTTGATAAGCAAATTAAAGGCTTTGCCAAAGCAGATGGTTTGTTAACTGGGGTCGAAACGCGTACCTCATCGCCTATTTCCATTAAGCGTGGCGCTGATTTCCAGAGTGTAAATGTTAATGGGCTCTATCCTGCAGGTGAAGGCGCTGGGTACGCCGGTGGGATTTTATCTGCCGGTATTGATGGCATTAAAGTGGCTGAAGCGGTGGCGCTGTCCATGTTAGCAAGCAGTCACGCGTAGCGTTAAACGAACACAAAAAAAGCAGCCTGAGCTGCTTTTTTATGCGAAGTGCAATGTAAACCAGTACGCGTTATTTAATTTGCGCAGATAAACCTTGGTTAATGTCTGTTACGTCTTCGATGGATAACGTACCAGCGGCTAATTTCAGGTTGAGCGTGCTAACAACATAACCGTATCGAGCACTTGATAGGTTACGACGGGCATCAAACAAGTTACGTGTGCTGTCCAGTACATCAACAATAGTACGGGTACCCACATCAAAGCCGGCTTCTGTGGCTTTTAATGCACTCTGGGCAGATACGACTGCCTGCTCAAACGCCTTAATACGTGAAATGGCGGCTTTTATGTCATTGTAGTTTGAGCGCACGTTGCGGATAACTGAGCGGTGAATACGTTCGCGGTCTTCGCTGGTGGCAACAAATCTGTGTTTTGCAGAGTCGACATTGGCAGATACTCGGCCACCAGTATACAAAGGCACGTCGACAGATAACGTCACACCATAGGTATTAAAACGGTCACTACCACCTGCACCAGGGTTAATAGCGAAACCATCGGTGTCATTACTATTGGCACTACCGCTTATGCCGACAGTTGGGTAGTGCCCAGCACGAGCACTCTTAATATCAAACTTAGCGATATCCACACTGGCATTGGATACCAGTAATTCCAAATTTCGCTGCTCAGCAGTTTTTAGCCAATCGTTGACGTTCGCTGGGGTTGGCAAGCTGGCAGAGAACTGCTCAGTATTGAGCACATTCAAGTCTGGATAATAGACGCCTGTAATTTCGCGTAAAGCTTCAAGATTGGTTTCAACTGCGTTTTCGGCACTGATTTCGGCTGCAACTGAAGTATCGTACTGTGCTTGTGCTTCGTGCACATCAGTAATGGCAGTCAAACCCACTTCAAAGCGTTGCTTAGTTTGTTCAAGTTGGCGAGCAATGGCGCGTTTTTCGGCGCGAGCAAACGCTAAATCATCTTGGGCTTGAAGAGTATCAAAATAAGCACTAACCGTGCGTAAAATAAGGTTTTGCATCGTTAGCGCAAGGCTAGCATCTGATTGACTCGCAACAAGCTCTGCGCGATCTAAACCAACCCAAAGCGAACGATCATAGATAGTTTGTGATAAATTCACTGTAACGTCATTAGTTGAACGGTCTAAATCGCCATAGGTTTCTGCTGCCTGCAAGCTCAATGATACTTGGGGTAACAAGCCTGCGCGGCTGATTTCGATATCAGAAAAAGCCGCTTCTCTGTTTGCTTTTGATTGCAAGGTGGCTGGATCGTTTTGTAATGCTTGCTGATATACGCTTAGTAAGTCGTCAGCAAATGCGTTATTCGATACGCCAAAGCCAATCAATAGCGAAAGAAGTGTTTTTTTCATGTGTGTTCCTTGATGAATTTTACTGGTGGCATCGAGACCATTATTTTTTAGATTTACTATATGTCGCATTCTAAGACGCTAAAGTTTAAATACATTCAGCGTGAACACGAAACATCCAGACGTAAAACTGACGGCTCAAGTGTAACAGAATATTATACTGGCCATGAACCGCTAAATATTGCTCCACTATATGGTACTAAAGACTAAATTTGAAAGGGGATGTATGTCTAAAATTCAGCAGTTTTCCAGCAAAGACGTGGAAGTTACCCGCAAAGAACCACTTTACGACGGTTTTTTTAAAATGGTGAAGTACCATTTCAAGCATAAATTGTACAAAGGCGGTTGGAGTGACTTGATACAGCGAGAAATATTTGAACGTGGGCATGCGGTTGCGGTTCTGCCATATGATCCCCATTTAAAAGAGTTCGTTATGATTGAACAAATTCGGATTGGCGCTATGGCCACATCGGATTCGCCGTGGTTGTTAGAGATTGTGGCTGGTATCATTGACCCGGGCGAAACACCTGAAGCGGTATGTTATCGCGAGGCGCATGAAGAGGCGGGGGTGACGATCACCCACCTTAAGAAGGCCATCAGTTATCTTGCTAGCCCAGGCGGCACAACTGAAAGGTTACATATATATGTGGCCCAAGTTGATGCGAGTCAAGCGAAAGGTGTGCATGGACTCGACCATGAGAGTGAAGATATTTTGGTGCACCGAGTGCCAGAAGAGCAAGCTCTGGAGTGGATTAATCAAGGAAAGATCGACAACGCAGCGACACTTATCGCGCTGCAATGGTTTGCTATGAATAAACAACGAGTACTTGATGACTGGAAAGAATGAACAAGATTTAAGACGTAAATACGTACCTCACCTGCCGAGTATTCAGCGGGTGTGTGCGATGAATTACGTGCGTCTGATTAAGCTTTTACCTGATTGTGATACTGAAGACTTGGAATATCAGTTCAAGGTGAATAAATCCTTGAATTACAGCATTAAAATTGTCGAGTGTAGCCGATATACCAGCACTGTCATCATGTCCCAAGAGTCAATTAATGGCCCCGATTTTATGCGGCCAGTGGTGCGTGCTCGTTTGTATCATGATGCGCAACTGGCCGAGGTGATTGAATCTCAACACATTGGTGCTCTGCAGCCTAGCTATGAGTATCCCAATATCAAAATGCATCAAAGAAATGAAAAAGAGATGGTGAACTTATTCTTGAGTGAGTGGTTACTGTTTTGCTCGAAACACAAAGATCAACTGCAAGCGGCGAGCGCGTAACGCGATGAGGTTGGCGTGAGTTTTAAAGTGGCGCAAATTTCAGATTGTCACTTGTTTGCTGATAAACGCCATGCGGGTTATCAAAACATAAATCCTTACACTACCTTGCAAGCCGTGTTAAAAAACGTGGGCCTTTGTCACCCAGATATGGTCATTGTGAGCGGTGATGTCAGTGCTGAAAACGATGCTGTTAAGGGTTTAGCCAGTTATCAGCTTTTTAGTCAACTGTGGCAACAAAGCAAGATTAGCGCGCCACTTTTAGTCATTCCAGGTAACCACGACCACCTTGAGGCATTAAATAATGAGCTGAATCACTTGGCAGGATGGCCTTTATCCACGAGCGCGGGGCCGTATTGGAAGGTTCATGGTCTCAATACCAAAACTGATGATTCCTCGGGTGAAATATCCATGCGTCAACTTCAGTACCTGAATGAGCAAGTTAACCTGCACCCACAGCAACACCATTTGCTGGTGGTGCACCATCATCCTTATGCGTGTGGTGGCTGGATGGACAACCATCCTTGGCGTAACCGCGATGAGTTTATTCAGAATGTTGAGCAGCAGCCGCAAATCAAAGCTGTGATTTATGGGCATATTCATCAAGCGAGCGAAACACGCAGCCAAGATTGCGTATT encodes:
- a CDS encoding response regulator — protein: MNKDSGVISKKLRAVNYILVADDDLDDQELIQDALADNAIGTDKLRFVNDGEELTRFLADAKTLPSIILLDLNMPRKSGREALDDIKQNPSFKHIPVVMFTTSDSDIDIKECHMLGCNAYLTKPNNYLDLVGSMKDLVSFWFFQAQILHD
- a CDS encoding iron-containing alcohol dehydrogenase, which encodes MHTNNDFEFKTVGDIRFGVNAALSLPALLISRFDAKSILVITDKGLLNAGVLDPVFAELDVAGITFSVFDGVQADPPEAIILAAAEQAKKAEVVIGIGGGSSMDSAKLAAVLAMEQQNLADMYGVDLVTSQRKPLVLIPTTAGTGSEVTPISIVTTGESTKAGVVSPVLYPDVALLDPCLTVGLPAHITAETGVDAMVHAIEAFTSKHKKNPLSDNLAIKALQLLSTHLPRCYVNGKDLDHRGATLLGAMLAGQAFANSPVAAVHALAYPLGGIYHMAHGLTNALMLPHVMRFNLAHAEQEYAQLGVVVNPQLAGLSVREQALGFIEYMQQFCHDLGITKRLRDYGIEQAALTDLANAAMLQTRLLTNNPRTVTFDDALALYQEAW
- a CDS encoding acyl-CoA thioesterase, whose amino-acid sequence is MTTSTTDKKSPPTRSDFRYFDTIDTRWSDNDVYGHVNNVAYYSFFDTVVNRLLIDNGWLHLDGQGPIGLVVETRCQYYASVSYPAVLDIGLTVLKLGNSSVVYQLAVFSEGSEQASAVGQFVHVYVDRPSHMPTPLPTDLRAGLSHYLVGGDEPE
- a CDS encoding hydroxymethylglutaryl-CoA reductase, producing the protein MSDNKAAPSIPRDKEHDHSQNMAQQRRTFVKEHTQSELSHVGHYSLSPEQTAGNIENFIGVAQVPIGLAGPVKVNGEYAKGEFYVPLATTEGTLVASYNRGMRVLSAAGGVKVTVVDDVMQRAPVFIFEDARQAQTFGNWVTDNFEDIKAQAETTTSVGKLRNIEQYAAARMQYLRFNFTTGDAAGQNMVGKATFAACEWMKANFPGVGLQRYNLSGAMDTDKKHSQLNTLHSRGKRVIAEATISSEILESKLGVSAQMLFKMRQISNMGSFMAGSINNGSHSANGITAMFIACGQDAANVAESSAALSFVDVDEQGNFYIAITLPSLIVATFGGGTALATQKECLEMMDCFGEGKARKLAEIIGATVLAGELSLSAAVLAGDWVTSHDALGRNR
- the fdxA gene encoding ferredoxin FdxA; amino-acid sequence: MTFVVTDNCIKCKYTDCVAVCPVDAFFEGPNFLVIDPDICIDCALCEPECPAKAIFQDDKLPPGQEAFNELNAELSKIWPNIIEVIPPPADAKEWDGVPNKIEYLET
- a CDS encoding NAD(P)/FAD-dependent oxidoreductase, which produces MLRLTDIKLPLDHQDADLTQAILDKLGCGAEQLTQVSVFKRGFDARNKFDIQLIYTLDVDVAEQEALLAKFENDPHVRLSPDTRYKFVGHAPEALTERPVVIGLGPCGLFAGLLLAQMGFKPIILERGKEVRERTKDTFGFWRKKPLNTESNVQFGEGGAGTFSDGKLYSQVKDRKHYGRKVLTEFVDAGAPDEIMYVSKPHIGTFKLVAMVERMRAQIIELGGEIRFSTRVDDVHIEQGQLTGLSLSTGEHLSCRHAVLAVGHSARDTFKMLYERDVYIEAKPFSVGFRIEHEQSMIDECRFGPSAGHPILGAADYKLVHHCKNGRAVYSFCMCPGGTVVAAASEEGRVVTNGMSQYSRHERNANSAIVVGIEPNKDFPGHPLAGIDLQRKLEEQAYALGGSNYDAPAQLIGDFLTGKASAELGDVKPSYTPGVKLTDLSKVLPDYAISAIREAIPAFDKQIKGFAKADGLLTGVETRTSSPISIKRGADFQSVNVNGLYPAGEGAGYAGGILSAGIDGIKVAEAVALSMLASSHA
- the tolC gene encoding outer membrane channel protein TolC; translated protein: MKKTLLSLLIGFGVSNNAFADDLLSVYQQALQNDPATLQSKANREAAFSDIEISRAGLLPQVSLSLQAAETYGDLDRSTNDVTVNLSQTIYDRSLWVGLDRAELVASQSDASLALTMQNLILRTVSAYFDTLQAQDDLAFARAEKRAIARQLEQTKQRFEVGLTAITDVHEAQAQYDTSVAAEISAENAVETNLEALREITGVYYPDLNVLNTEQFSASLPTPANVNDWLKTAEQRNLELLVSNASVDIAKFDIKSARAGHYPTVGISGSANSNDTDGFAINPGAGGSDRFNTYGVTLSVDVPLYTGGRVSANVDSAKHRFVATSEDRERIHRSVIRNVRSNYNDIKAAISRIKAFEQAVVSAQSALKATEAGFDVGTRTIVDVLDSTRNLFDARRNLSSARYGYVVSTLNLKLAAGTLSIEDVTDINQGLSAQIK
- the nudF gene encoding ADP-ribose diphosphatase → MSKIQQFSSKDVEVTRKEPLYDGFFKMVKYHFKHKLYKGGWSDLIQREIFERGHAVAVLPYDPHLKEFVMIEQIRIGAMATSDSPWLLEIVAGIIDPGETPEAVCYREAHEEAGVTITHLKKAISYLASPGGTTERLHIYVAQVDASQAKGVHGLDHESEDILVHRVPEEQALEWINQGKIDNAATLIALQWFAMNKQRVLDDWKE
- a CDS encoding DUF1249 domain-containing protein, which gives rise to MTGKNEQDLRRKYVPHLPSIQRVCAMNYVRLIKLLPDCDTEDLEYQFKVNKSLNYSIKIVECSRYTSTVIMSQESINGPDFMRPVVRARLYHDAQLAEVIESQHIGALQPSYEYPNIKMHQRNEKEMVNLFLSEWLLFCSKHKDQLQAASA
- a CDS encoding metallophosphoesterase family protein; the protein is MSFKVAQISDCHLFADKRHAGYQNINPYTTLQAVLKNVGLCHPDMVIVSGDVSAENDAVKGLASYQLFSQLWQQSKISAPLLVIPGNHDHLEALNNELNHLAGWPLSTSAGPYWKVHGLNTKTDDSSGEISMRQLQYLNEQVNLHPQQHHLLVVHHHPYACGGWMDNHPWRNRDEFIQNVEQQPQIKAVIYGHIHQASETRSQDCVFMSAPSTCWQWANSKEFSASGEAPGYRVIELADNGQVDSHIIRI